The proteins below are encoded in one region of Halocatena salina:
- a CDS encoding NUDIX hydrolase: MTDDLAWETLDSQTAYECPGFTIRNESVVLPDSTETEFDYLSEPAAVVVLPFTTDGKVVVIEEWRQAVQRVNRGLPVGSVEPTDEDLDAAARRELREETGYTADRVEQLCTVEPANGIADSVLHFFVAHGCSQTDSQQLDFNESIRAETTTLDALKEAIRTDEIRDGRAVLGVLYHEAFGSDEA, encoded by the coding sequence ATGACCGACGATCTCGCGTGGGAGACGCTCGACTCCCAAACGGCGTATGAGTGTCCGGGATTTACGATCAGAAACGAGTCCGTGGTGCTGCCCGACAGCACGGAAACGGAGTTCGACTATCTGAGCGAACCGGCAGCCGTCGTCGTGCTCCCGTTCACGACTGACGGGAAGGTGGTCGTAATTGAGGAGTGGCGACAGGCCGTACAACGCGTCAACCGCGGGCTTCCGGTCGGTAGCGTCGAGCCGACTGACGAGGATCTCGACGCCGCCGCTCGGCGAGAGCTCCGTGAGGAGACAGGGTACACGGCCGATCGGGTCGAACAGCTGTGTACCGTCGAACCGGCCAACGGGATCGCCGATTCAGTCCTTCACTTCTTCGTGGCGCATGGCTGTTCCCAAACTGATAGCCAACAGCTTGATTTCAACGAGTCGATCCGGGCCGAAACGACGACGCTCGATGCGCTGAAAGAGGCCATCCGAACGGATGAGATCCGGGACGGCCGAGCTGTGCTCGGTGTCCTCTACCACGAAGCCTTCGGAAGCGACGAGGCTTAG
- the tgtA gene encoding tRNA guanosine(15) transglycosylase TgtA, with amino-acid sequence MSGRFETRAFDAGGRIGELTVPRAGVTIETPALLPVVNPHIQTIDPAELYTTFDAELLITNSYILHQSDDLREQVQSEGVHALLDFPGAIMTDSGSFQLAEYGEIEVTTEEILRFQHEIGSDIGTPVDIPTPPDVDRERASEELRTTQKRIELAKRVKGALSEEMLVTAPIQGSTHLDLRTDAARHADASGLDVFPIGAVVPLLNAYRYADVAEIVAATKRGLGVDAPVHLFGAGHPMMFALAVALGCDLFDSAAYAIYARDDRYLTVRGTEHLSELSYFPCSCPVCTDHTPEELETMGEDVRERLLARHNLHVTFAELRRVKEAVRSGNLLELVDMRARSHPKLLDGYRTLLDHTELLERSDPVSKDAVFHVSSDCARRPEVTRHHERLERISVEGDVLLSEGGPNEAYTETWRVVPPFGPFPRALSDTYPLTVEVPERLERASYESAAAGVCALAGANPHTSFTLAHYDWPDSALEQLPNRVAVWQLD; translated from the coding sequence ATGAGTGGGCGATTCGAGACGCGGGCGTTCGATGCAGGCGGCCGGATCGGAGAGTTGACCGTGCCACGGGCGGGCGTGACCATCGAGACGCCAGCTTTGTTGCCCGTCGTGAACCCACACATCCAAACGATCGATCCCGCAGAGTTGTACACCACCTTCGACGCGGAGCTGCTCATCACGAACAGCTACATCCTCCACCAGAGCGATGATCTTCGTGAACAGGTGCAGTCAGAGGGGGTACACGCCCTGTTGGACTTTCCCGGTGCGATCATGACTGACTCCGGCTCGTTCCAGCTGGCCGAGTACGGCGAAATCGAGGTTACGACCGAAGAGATCCTCCGCTTTCAACACGAAATCGGATCCGATATCGGAACACCAGTCGACATTCCGACACCTCCTGATGTGGACAGGGAGCGGGCGAGTGAGGAGCTTCGAACGACACAGAAACGAATCGAACTCGCAAAACGAGTGAAGGGAGCGTTGTCCGAGGAGATGCTGGTCACGGCCCCCATTCAGGGATCGACACACCTCGATCTCCGGACGGATGCCGCCCGCCACGCCGACGCGAGTGGGCTGGACGTGTTTCCGATCGGGGCGGTCGTGCCGCTGTTGAACGCCTATCGATACGCCGACGTGGCCGAGATCGTCGCAGCCACAAAGCGCGGGCTGGGCGTAGACGCGCCCGTTCACCTGTTCGGTGCCGGTCATCCGATGATGTTCGCACTGGCCGTCGCGCTCGGCTGTGATCTGTTTGACTCGGCGGCGTACGCGATTTACGCGCGCGACGACCGTTATCTCACCGTTCGTGGCACCGAGCACCTCTCGGAGCTGTCGTATTTCCCGTGTTCGTGTCCGGTGTGTACCGACCACACGCCCGAGGAGCTGGAGACGATGGGTGAGGACGTCCGTGAGCGACTGCTCGCGCGCCACAATCTGCACGTCACGTTCGCGGAGCTCCGCCGGGTGAAAGAGGCCGTCCGGAGCGGAAATCTGCTCGAACTCGTGGATATGCGCGCCCGAAGCCACCCGAAGCTGCTAGATGGCTACCGGACGCTGCTCGATCACACTGAGCTGTTAGAACGGTCCGATCCGGTGTCGAAAGACGCCGTTTTTCACGTCTCGTCCGATTGTGCGCGCCGACCGGAGGTCACTCGCCATCACGAACGACTCGAACGGATCTCAGTGGAGGGCGATGTGTTGTTATCGGAAGGCGGTCCCAATGAGGCGTACACCGAGACGTGGCGCGTCGTTCCTCCCTTTGGCCCGTTCCCCCGCGCACTGTCGGACACGTACCCGCTCACCGTTGAAGTGCCAGAGCGGTTGGAGCGAGCGAGCTACGAATCGGCGGCGGCAGGCGTTTGTGCGCTCGCTGGGGCGAACCCTCACACTTCGTTTACGCTGGCACACTACGACTGGCCCGACAGCGCACTGGAGCAACTGCCCAACAGGGTGGCGGTGTGGCAACTCGACTGA
- the arcS gene encoding archaeosine synthase subunit alpha, with amino-acid sequence MTEYFEVHERDGAARLGELRLDDPLQTPALVDDVIEDGGSLWSEKRTLPSGNTSTLTVLPHRGFPAGTAPEVQTAFEVDYPTVDFPSAVVVSSETARNHGSDAYVLSSAPGVAGNAAAFAETIVDVRQSIPADTAVLLSGVATPANVATLAYSGVDLFDSHRAYVRGLDGFYQTTDGERFLEDLEELPCSCPACQQGLEAFDREDCAEHNVTALQTALARVRERIRSGRLRTYIEGQARHEAWLTALLRRLDDQYAYLEQRTPIVRSSTLLAASEDSMRRVEIQRFADRVCSRYRNRFEQPLVLVPCSARKPYSSSQSHGQFHDAINYRAHKVSMTSPIGVVPQELEYTYPAQQYDSVVTGRWSKEEIDFVARVLTRYLERNEYPRYIAHVPPGGYRSICEQVEDRTDIEFEYTVDDHPTTAESLETLRDTLAGESKYRKREREHNTVRAIADYQFGSDAGSELFGTITVEGQLPSLRIHAADDHEQLATIVPQYGTLALTLAGVRRWGASDVPTDRVEIDPFVPQGSVLAPGIERASESIRVGDEVLIEGPKALAVGRAAMSGPEMNTSTRGIAVEVRHVEER; translated from the coding sequence ATGACCGAGTATTTCGAGGTACACGAGCGCGACGGAGCGGCTCGGCTGGGGGAGCTTCGGCTTGACGATCCGCTTCAGACCCCTGCGCTCGTCGACGACGTGATCGAGGATGGGGGAAGCCTCTGGTCCGAGAAACGTACATTACCGTCGGGAAATACTTCAACGCTCACCGTTCTTCCACACCGGGGGTTCCCGGCGGGAACCGCCCCTGAGGTGCAAACGGCGTTCGAAGTCGATTACCCCACTGTCGACTTCCCGAGTGCGGTCGTCGTCTCAAGTGAGACTGCACGGAACCACGGCAGCGATGCGTACGTGCTTTCATCGGCACCCGGTGTCGCCGGGAATGCGGCAGCGTTCGCCGAGACGATCGTCGACGTTCGGCAATCGATTCCGGCCGACACTGCGGTGTTGCTGTCGGGAGTCGCAACACCGGCGAACGTCGCCACCCTCGCGTACTCGGGTGTTGATCTCTTCGATAGCCACCGGGCGTACGTCCGTGGACTGGATGGCTTCTACCAGACCACAGACGGCGAGCGCTTCCTCGAAGATCTCGAGGAGCTTCCGTGTTCGTGCCCGGCTTGTCAGCAGGGGCTGGAAGCGTTCGATCGAGAAGACTGTGCCGAGCACAACGTGACAGCCCTCCAAACGGCGCTGGCTCGCGTCCGCGAGCGCATTCGATCGGGACGGCTTCGGACGTACATCGAAGGCCAAGCCCGTCACGAGGCGTGGTTGACGGCGTTGCTGCGACGGCTGGACGATCAGTACGCGTATCTCGAACAGCGGACGCCGATCGTTCGGTCGAGCACGCTGCTCGCGGCGAGCGAGGACAGCATGCGCCGGGTCGAGATCCAACGCTTCGCGGATCGGGTGTGTTCCCGGTACCGAAACCGGTTCGAGCAGCCGCTGGTGCTCGTTCCCTGTTCTGCTCGCAAGCCCTACAGTTCCTCTCAGAGTCATGGGCAGTTCCACGACGCGATCAACTACCGGGCACACAAGGTATCGATGACGTCGCCCATTGGCGTCGTTCCCCAAGAGCTGGAGTACACCTATCCAGCCCAGCAGTACGACAGCGTCGTGACGGGTCGCTGGTCAAAAGAGGAGATCGACTTCGTTGCTCGCGTTCTCACCCGGTATCTCGAGCGCAACGAGTATCCGCGTTACATCGCCCACGTCCCACCCGGTGGATATCGATCGATCTGTGAACAGGTCGAGGACAGAACTGACATCGAGTTCGAGTACACCGTCGACGATCATCCGACGACAGCCGAGTCCTTGGAGACGCTTCGGGACACGCTGGCGGGCGAATCGAAATACCGCAAACGAGAACGCGAACACAACACCGTCCGCGCCATCGCTGACTACCAGTTCGGTTCTGACGCCGGATCGGAGCTGTTCGGGACGATAACGGTCGAAGGACAATTACCGTCGCTACGTATCCATGCAGCCGACGACCACGAGCAGTTAGCGACGATCGTCCCCCAGTACGGCACGCTCGCGCTCACCCTCGCCGGGGTGCGCCGCTGGGGGGCCAGCGACGTTCCGACCGATCGCGTCGAGATCGATCCGTTCGTCCCGCAAGGCAGCGTGCTCGCTCCCGGTATCGAACGAGCGAGCGAATCGATCCGTGTGGGCGATGAAGTACTCATCGAGGGGCCGAAGGCGCTTGCTGTCGGCCGAGCGGCGATGAGTGGACCGGAAATGAACACGAGTACGCGTGGTATCGCGGTCGAAGTCCGACACGTCGAAGAACGTTAG
- the msrB gene encoding peptide-methionine (R)-S-oxide reductase MsrB → MSEQESLPETESEWRDVLTEEEYRILRESGTEPKFSGEYIDESGDGTYRCGGCGAALFDSETKFGSKTGWPSFFDANDDAVEFHRDTSHGMDRTEVVCARCGGHLGHVFEDGPEPTGKRYCINSVALDFDAEDDAEN, encoded by the coding sequence ATGTCCGAACAGGAGTCCCTTCCCGAGACCGAATCGGAGTGGCGGGATGTTCTCACCGAGGAGGAGTACCGGATTCTCCGCGAAAGCGGGACCGAGCCCAAGTTCAGCGGGGAGTACATCGACGAGAGTGGTGACGGCACGTACCGGTGTGGCGGGTGTGGTGCGGCGCTGTTCGATTCGGAGACGAAGTTCGGATCAAAGACAGGGTGGCCGAGCTTCTTCGACGCCAACGATGACGCCGTGGAGTTCCACCGCGACACCAGCCACGGGATGGACCGGACGGAGGTCGTCTGCGCCCGGTGTGGCGGGCACCTCGGTCACGTGTTCGAGGACGGTCCCGAGCCGACCGGCAAGCGCTACTGCATCAACTCCGTCGCGCTCGATTTTGACGCTGAAGACGACGCTGAAAACTAA
- a CDS encoding ComEC/Rec2 family competence protein gives MAVRDGSGKFHIDVIDVGQADSILLEGPDGTTMLVDSGHWHDEGEHVLDHLNESEIDHLDYLVATHDDWDHIGGHADIIDEFGSDGIGTVYSPAKEEEGKRSAAVTQYKTALAENGIKENQLHAESAALDLDGVTIDILNPSEEIDSKARNENSVVMQATYGKQSILLAGDIKGKAETQLVEKHAEQLSDVDVLKTAHHGSKFSTGEALLETCEPETVLYSHAEESKHDHPDTETVTRTTQADNAHSTALHGTTSLTFDGQNEIAVEHTNDTDLHDATDFAALIHYHRDNDVALDEIDSIARSDLLASIPYEIVDNASIIEDSQAVQTLQDENEALQDQLDEATEALDAKDDVIDAKDDVIDAKDNIIDEKDQRIEQLQNRLAALEQATKE, from the coding sequence ATGGCAGTCCGCGATGGCAGCGGTAAGTTTCATATAGATGTCATCGATGTCGGACAGGCTGATAGCATCCTGCTTGAAGGTCCGGACGGAACTACGATGCTCGTTGATTCAGGACATTGGCATGATGAGGGTGAACATGTCCTTGATCATCTCAATGAGAGCGAGATAGATCACCTCGATTATCTCGTGGCAACTCATGATGATTGGGATCACATTGGTGGACACGCCGATATCATCGATGAATTCGGCTCTGACGGAATTGGAACAGTGTATAGTCCCGCGAAAGAAGAAGAGGGAAAACGGTCGGCAGCGGTGACTCAATACAAGACGGCACTGGCAGAGAATGGAATAAAGGAAAACCAACTCCATGCGGAGTCTGCTGCGCTTGATCTCGATGGCGTAACCATCGATATACTCAATCCCTCAGAAGAAATTGACAGTAAAGCACGAAACGAAAACAGTGTCGTCATGCAAGCCACGTACGGAAAGCAAAGTATTCTACTGGCTGGCGATATTAAAGGGAAGGCTGAAACACAACTCGTCGAAAAACATGCTGAGCAACTCAGTGACGTTGATGTGCTCAAAACCGCTCATCACGGGTCAAAATTTTCGACAGGCGAGGCGTTGTTGGAGACGTGCGAGCCTGAGACCGTCCTGTATTCCCATGCCGAAGAGAGCAAACACGATCACCCGGACACGGAGACAGTCACCCGGACGACACAGGCCGACAACGCACACTCGACGGCCCTTCATGGAACGACTAGCCTGACGTTCGACGGCCAAAATGAGATCGCCGTCGAGCACACGAACGACACGGACCTTCACGATGCCACCGATTTCGCAGCCCTGATCCATTACCACCGAGACAATGACGTGGCCCTTGATGAGATCGACTCGATCGCTCGCAGTGACCTCCTCGCCAGTATTCCTTATGAAATCGTCGACAACGCGTCCATCATCGAGGATTCACAGGCGGTACAAACACTTCAAGACGAGAACGAAGCACTTCAGGACCAACTCGATGAGGCAACTGAAGCGCTCGACGCAAAGGACGACGTGATCGACGCGAAGGACGATGTGATCGACGCAAAAGATAATATAATCGACGAAAAGGACCAGCGGATTGAGCAGTTGCAAAATCGTCTTGCGGCGCTCGAACAAGCCACTAAGGAGTAG
- a CDS encoding FxsA family protein, translated as MKRIIALLLLIPLADIVLLVGVAQLIGPVATVLLVVLTALIGMLLVRAEGRHTVRRINRKLSHGEIPDSELVDGALLIAAGAFFLTPGLVTDLCGLLLVIPPTRYPVRLLVQKYVITPYLDGKSDGFVTGTVYTGGFPNPNANASNEQTTTTYNLGEDEYSIDGDSKKD; from the coding sequence ATGAAGCGGATCATCGCCCTGCTGTTGCTCATCCCGCTTGCGGACATCGTCCTTCTCGTCGGGGTGGCACAACTCATCGGACCGGTTGCGACGGTTCTACTAGTTGTACTGACGGCTCTCATCGGGATGTTGCTCGTTCGGGCGGAGGGTCGCCACACTGTCCGGCGGATCAACCGCAAGCTGTCTCATGGTGAGATTCCCGATTCTGAACTCGTCGATGGAGCGTTACTCATCGCCGCAGGGGCCTTCTTCCTCACCCCCGGTCTGGTTACCGATCTCTGTGGGTTGCTCCTCGTCATCCCCCCAACGCGGTATCCGGTCAGACTGTTGGTACAGAAGTACGTCATCACGCCGTATCTCGACGGCAAAAGTGATGGATTCGTTACTGGAACGGTTTACACCGGTGGCTTTCCGAATCCTAACGCCAACGCCAGTAACGAGCAAACCACGACGACGTACAATCTCGGCGAGGACGAGTACAGCATCGATGGCGATAGCAAAAAAGACTGA
- a CDS encoding FKBP-type peptidyl-prolyl cis-trans isomerase, producing the protein MTGEPEETNAGSDAETEAESPEATEQNRTGLQEDDFVRLAYTARTVEDGSLVDTTDEEVAEEEGVGEDQTFEPRVIVLGSEHIFPGVEEDIIGKEVGDSGSVTIPSEEAFGEYDQEEVRTVSAEKIPEDDRYPGAQVQIDQQQGYLETIIGGRARVDFNHPLAGEDIEYEYEIVEQVEDDLERAEGLMGMFFDIDLDMEIQTDEVEEQQPVESEDEDEDEAEPEYETVTVEKKSLYIESTPQLAMNQQWMFQKQQIAQQLIDQTGIDRVVVQEIIDDSPMGGMGMPGMMGGAGGGDIEEALDDVDVDADEIVEEIEGEEPDESAE; encoded by the coding sequence ATGACTGGCGAACCAGAAGAGACGAACGCAGGATCTGATGCAGAAACCGAAGCGGAGTCGCCGGAGGCGACCGAACAGAACAGGACGGGGCTGCAAGAGGACGATTTCGTCCGTCTCGCATACACTGCCCGCACGGTCGAGGACGGATCATTGGTCGATACGACCGACGAGGAAGTCGCAGAAGAAGAAGGGGTTGGGGAGGATCAAACCTTCGAGCCGCGCGTCATCGTTCTCGGTTCCGAACACATCTTCCCGGGCGTCGAAGAGGACATCATCGGCAAAGAGGTCGGTGACAGCGGCTCGGTTACCATCCCCTCCGAAGAAGCCTTCGGGGAGTACGATCAGGAAGAAGTGCGTACCGTGAGCGCCGAAAAGATCCCAGAAGACGACCGTTATCCCGGCGCACAGGTGCAGATCGATCAACAACAGGGATACCTCGAAACCATCATCGGCGGTCGCGCCCGCGTCGACTTCAACCATCCGCTCGCTGGCGAGGACATCGAGTACGAGTACGAGATCGTCGAGCAGGTCGAAGACGATCTCGAACGCGCTGAGGGTCTCATGGGCATGTTCTTCGACATCGATCTCGATATGGAGATCCAAACCGACGAGGTCGAAGAACAACAGCCGGTCGAAAGCGAAGATGAAGACGAAGACGAGGCTGAACCCGAATACGAGACGGTCACCGTCGAGAAGAAATCGCTGTACATCGAATCGACCCCGCAGCTGGCGATGAACCAGCAATGGATGTTCCAGAAACAGCAGATCGCCCAGCAGCTCATCGATCAGACCGGGATCGACCGCGTCGTCGTTCAGGAGATCATCGACGACAGCCCGATGGGCGGAATGGGTATGCCCGGAATGATGGGCGGTGCTGGCGGCGGCGACATCGAAGAAGCGCTCGACGATGTCGACGTTGATGCCGATGAAATCGTCGAGGAGATCGAGGGCGAAGAGCCGGACGAATCCGCCGAGTAA
- the cyaB gene encoding class IV adenylate cyclase, whose amino-acid sequence MYEVEVKVKASHDRVQARLAAADATHTATVEQTDTYYDAPHREFEATDEALRIRTERTLEPETGTETRLTYKGPRIDDASKTRAEIETGVASHEQLAGILENLGFTPAATVEKTRDRYVINAYTVTLDAVDGLGTFVEVETELEPDATTEAIETAREEAFSLLRDLGLDPDEGIRTSYLGLLLDNQQ is encoded by the coding sequence ATGTACGAAGTCGAAGTGAAGGTGAAAGCGTCCCACGACCGTGTACAGGCCCGATTGGCAGCAGCCGACGCCACTCACACGGCGACGGTCGAACAGACCGACACCTACTACGATGCCCCTCATCGGGAGTTCGAGGCGACTGACGAAGCGCTTCGCATCAGAACCGAGCGCACACTCGAACCCGAGACAGGAACCGAGACGCGTCTCACCTACAAAGGCCCACGCATCGACGACGCATCGAAAACGCGCGCGGAGATCGAAACGGGGGTAGCGAGCCACGAACAGCTCGCAGGCATCCTCGAAAACCTCGGGTTCACCCCTGCGGCAACCGTCGAGAAGACGCGCGATCGGTATGTGATCAACGCCTACACCGTTACGCTCGATGCAGTCGACGGTCTCGGAACGTTCGTCGAGGTCGAAACCGAACTCGAACCCGACGCGACCACTGAGGCGATCGAAACTGCGCGTGAAGAAGCGTTCTCGCTCCTACGAGATCTCGGCCTCGATCCGGATGAAGGGATCCGAACGTCCTACCTCGGTCTGCTCTTGGATAACCAACAGTAA
- a CDS encoding methionine adenosyltransferase, with product MSSRNIQVEPMRRLAVEDQAVEIVERKGVGHPDSICDGVAEHVSEALAREYLDRVGTVLHYNTDETQLIAGSTAPAFGGGEVTTPIRLLIVGRATREYDGTTIPTETIALKAAREYLGTQIPELDFGSDIVVDVELGEGSGDLREVFGESGRQIPMANDTSFGVGHAPLTETERIVRSTERRLNTEYASDHPEVGTDIKVMGKREGDRIDVTVAAAMIDAHLEDMAAYRTSVREMREYVHELARELTDRSVTVHVNTADDYEEGAIYLTTTGTSAEQGDDGSVGRGNRANGLITPNRSMSMEATSGKNPVNHIGKIYNLLSTEIADRVVTEVDGIREIRIRLLSQIGQPIDHPHVADGAVVTESDVSLDEIEADITAIIDEELANITALTERVIAGELATF from the coding sequence ATGAGCAGCCGGAACATTCAGGTCGAGCCGATGCGACGGCTGGCTGTCGAAGACCAAGCCGTCGAAATCGTCGAGCGAAAGGGGGTCGGACATCCAGACTCAATCTGTGATGGGGTTGCAGAGCACGTTTCTGAGGCGCTTGCACGGGAGTACCTCGATCGCGTCGGAACAGTGTTGCATTACAACACCGATGAAACGCAGCTCATAGCTGGTTCTACGGCACCGGCGTTCGGTGGTGGTGAAGTGACCACTCCGATTCGTCTTCTCATCGTGGGCCGGGCGACGCGGGAGTACGATGGAACGACGATTCCGACGGAAACGATCGCACTGAAAGCCGCACGGGAGTATCTCGGAACACAGATTCCGGAGTTGGATTTCGGAAGCGACATCGTCGTCGATGTGGAGCTGGGAGAGGGCAGCGGCGACCTCCGGGAAGTGTTCGGAGAATCAGGCCGACAGATCCCGATGGCGAACGATACGAGCTTTGGCGTCGGGCACGCGCCGCTCACCGAGACCGAGCGCATCGTCAGATCGACCGAACGACGCCTGAACACCGAGTACGCGAGCGATCATCCCGAAGTCGGCACCGACATCAAGGTGATGGGGAAACGCGAAGGGGATCGGATCGACGTCACGGTGGCAGCGGCAATGATCGACGCCCACCTTGAGGACATGGCGGCTTACCGGACGTCGGTTCGGGAGATGCGTGAGTACGTCCATGAGTTGGCAAGAGAGCTCACCGATCGGTCAGTAACAGTCCACGTCAACACTGCTGACGACTACGAGGAAGGCGCGATTTATCTCACGACGACCGGCACCAGCGCAGAGCAAGGCGACGACGGATCGGTCGGTCGGGGGAACCGCGCCAACGGACTGATCACGCCGAACCGATCGATGAGCATGGAAGCGACCAGCGGTAAAAATCCTGTCAACCATATCGGTAAGATCTACAACCTCCTTTCGACAGAGATCGCCGACAGAGTTGTAACGGAGGTCGATGGGATCCGTGAGATCCGGATTCGGTTGCTCTCACAGATCGGCCAGCCGATCGACCATCCACACGTCGCTGACGGAGCGGTCGTCACTGAATCGGACGTGTCGTTGGATGAGATCGAAGCGGATATCACCGCGATCATCGACGAGGAACTGGCGAACATCACGGCACTTACCGAACGAGTCATCGCTGGTGAGCTGGCGACGTTCTGA
- a CDS encoding DUF5804 family protein, whose protein sequence is MTRVCLVGRESHDLHTELVSRQTARKALSTYHLERPYANTVAIETISLGAAVSFCNDLSWYLARFAAAALVLEPSVSETEWLSQELATAIRDGTISPEEHTPHRVVYGVVSDEDGPPCLVDPTYTTVTDGRAPEYDQHDVDETVVVRITESEDRP, encoded by the coding sequence ATGACCCGGGTCTGTCTCGTTGGGCGTGAGAGTCACGATCTCCACACCGAACTGGTGTCCCGACAGACCGCCCGCAAAGCACTTTCAACGTACCATCTCGAACGTCCGTACGCCAACACCGTTGCGATCGAGACGATCAGCCTCGGTGCGGCCGTTTCGTTTTGTAACGATCTGAGCTGGTATCTTGCTCGCTTTGCCGCGGCCGCCCTCGTTCTCGAACCGTCCGTCAGTGAGACGGAGTGGCTTTCACAGGAGCTTGCGACCGCCATCCGCGATGGGACGATCTCACCCGAGGAACACACGCCCCACCGCGTGGTGTACGGCGTCGTGAGCGATGAGGACGGCCCACCCTGTCTCGTCGATCCGACGTACACGACAGTTACCGACGGAAGGGCCCCGGAGTACGATCAACACGACGTGGACGAAACAGTTGTGGTCCGTATCACCGAATCGGAAGACCGACCGTAG
- a CDS encoding alpha/beta fold hydrolase, which translates to MVGSRRTVRVGSAAVSYIVSGRKDAPAVVLLHGGGFDATTVSWRDVRPALSESFRVYALDWPGYGESDPPERTPTTEYYIEVLDGFLDAVGIEQPALLGVSLGGGIALGYALAHPTRVRRLVAVDSYGLGSTVPGHPITTSIVGSVLSTPLWWLIRRSRLLALLSIWLVIHPPNLTTELFDDVLVQLDRPDATNAWQAFQRAELGRWGVQTNYVDVLPALSVPTLFVHGEQDALVPVEWAQRAAMLVPCSDLRVLSACGHWAPRERPDAVVDVARPFLVSSDDRGK; encoded by the coding sequence ATGGTAGGTTCGAGACGAACGGTCCGTGTCGGTAGCGCGGCTGTTTCGTACATCGTCTCCGGGCGGAAGGACGCGCCGGCAGTCGTTCTGTTACACGGCGGGGGATTCGACGCGACAACGGTTTCCTGGCGAGATGTTCGTCCTGCGCTATCAGAATCGTTTCGCGTGTACGCGCTGGACTGGCCTGGATACGGGGAAAGTGATCCGCCGGAGCGGACGCCGACGACCGAGTATTACATCGAGGTGCTCGATGGGTTTCTCGACGCCGTCGGTATCGAGCAGCCGGCATTGCTCGGCGTCTCTCTCGGGGGCGGAATTGCGCTTGGCTACGCGCTCGCTCACCCTACACGGGTCCGCCGACTGGTCGCCGTCGACAGCTACGGCTTGGGCAGCACTGTTCCGGGCCACCCGATCACGACGTCGATCGTCGGGTCAGTCCTATCTACGCCGCTGTGGTGGCTCATCCGCCGAAGTCGTCTACTGGCGTTGTTGAGCATCTGGCTCGTCATTCACCCACCCAACCTCACTACTGAGTTGTTCGACGACGTGCTCGTACAGCTCGATCGACCGGACGCGACGAACGCGTGGCAGGCGTTCCAGCGAGCGGAACTCGGTCGCTGGGGTGTTCAGACCAACTACGTCGACGTGCTTCCCGCTCTCTCGGTGCCCACGTTGTTCGTCCACGGTGAACAGGATGCGTTGGTGCCCGTCGAATGGGCACAGAGAGCAGCTATGCTCGTTCCGTGCAGCGATCTTCGCGTTCTTTCTGCGTGTGGCCACTGGGCACCCCGGGAGCGCCCCGATGCGGTAGTCGACGTGGCCCGTCCGTTTCTCGTGTCCAGTGACGACCGCGGAAAGTAA